A stretch of the Symmachiella macrocystis genome encodes the following:
- the sucD gene encoding succinate--CoA ligase subunit alpha: protein MSILVDADTKVICQGITGRAGLFHSQMCREYGTQLVGGVTPGKGGTEVDGFPVFNTVEEAVAKTGANCSMVFVPPPFCGDAIMESADAGIPLIIGITEGVPVLDMVRVSKCLARTGSRLIGPNCPGIITPGAAKIGIMPGYIHNPGTVGLISRSGTLTYEAVWQLSNVGLGQSTCVGIGGDPIIGTNFIDLLEMFQNDPGTEAILMIGEIGGNAEEKAAEFIKEHVTKPVGSFIAGRTAPKGKRMGHAGAIISGGSGTAEEKIAALEAAGAVVAESPADMGSAVQRAIAKAG, encoded by the coding sequence ATGAGTATTTTAGTCGATGCCGACACCAAGGTAATTTGCCAAGGGATTACCGGCCGCGCCGGGTTGTTTCATAGCCAGATGTGCCGCGAATACGGCACGCAATTGGTCGGCGGCGTGACTCCCGGCAAAGGGGGAACCGAGGTCGACGGGTTTCCGGTGTTCAACACCGTCGAAGAAGCCGTCGCCAAAACTGGGGCGAATTGCTCGATGGTGTTCGTCCCGCCGCCCTTTTGTGGCGACGCGATCATGGAATCGGCCGATGCGGGAATTCCGCTGATCATCGGCATCACCGAAGGGGTGCCGGTCCTCGATATGGTCCGGGTCTCCAAATGCTTGGCACGCACAGGCAGCCGGCTCATTGGCCCGAACTGCCCCGGCATCATCACGCCCGGTGCTGCCAAGATCGGGATCATGCCCGGTTATATCCACAATCCCGGCACGGTAGGACTCATCAGCCGCAGCGGCACGCTGACCTACGAAGCGGTCTGGCAGTTGAGCAACGTTGGCTTGGGCCAATCGACCTGTGTGGGAATCGGCGGCGATCCGATCATCGGCACGAACTTCATCGATCTGCTGGAGATGTTCCAAAACGATCCGGGGACCGAAGCGATTTTGATGATCGGCGAAATCGGCGGCAACGCTGAGGAGAAGGCCGCGGAGTTCATTAAGGAACACGTCACCAAGCCGGTCGGATCGTTCATCGCCGGTCGGACCGCCCCTAAGGGCAAACGGATGGGACATGCCGGTGCGATTATTTCCGGTGGCAGCGGCACAGCTGAGGAAAAAATTGCCGCACTAGAAGCCGCCGGCGCCGTCGTCGCTGAAAGCCCAGCCGACATGGGCTCCGCCGTGCAACGAGCAATCGCCAAAGCGGGTTGA
- the ndk gene encoding nucleoside-diphosphate kinase: MANERSLILFKPDAVQRRLCGELLSRIEKRGLKIVGLKMLMVTKELSAQHYAEHVEKPFYPLLEEFITSGPVVALVVEGPEAISVMRTMMGSTNGRESDLGTIRGDFGLSRQMNLIHGSDGPEAAAREIPIYFRPEELIEYETTLAGWVCADDEK, from the coding sequence ATGGCCAACGAACGTAGCTTGATTTTGTTCAAACCCGATGCCGTCCAACGCCGTCTGTGCGGCGAATTGCTCTCCCGTATCGAAAAACGGGGCCTGAAAATCGTCGGCCTGAAGATGTTGATGGTCACCAAAGAGCTTTCCGCCCAACATTACGCCGAACACGTCGAGAAGCCGTTTTATCCGCTGCTGGAAGAATTCATCACTTCCGGCCCCGTTGTGGCGTTGGTCGTCGAAGGCCCCGAAGCGATTTCGGTCATGCGGACCATGATGGGTTCAACCAACGGCCGGGAATCGGACCTGGGAACCATCCGCGGCGATTTCGGCCTGTCTCGCCAAATGAACCTGATCCACGGCAGCGACGGCCCCGAAGCAGCCGCACGGGAAATCCCGATCTACTTCCGCCCGGAAGAATTGATCGAATACGAAACCACTCTCGCCGGATGGGTCTGTGCCGACGACGAGAAGTAG